Proteins from a single region of Sphaerochaeta globosa str. Buddy:
- a CDS encoding tyrosine-type recombinase/integrase, which translates to MASPAPYTLCRIHRGERIFYYALFRNPATGKRTNKKSVEMLRKDLGIIENTPIKRRDEAIRICQKALEQGLVFEKHQERTLVSYIRDFYTWEISEYVKRRNTLSPGSISIDYIGTRKSLLENHVLPRLDKNLLLSKVTVGLLEALQLQLVEQGRIHHATINICMTAVLTALREAQRKGDIPSSTSLSIAGLSCMHTPRGILSEMELSAFMQYAKESSEKRIYLACLVALLTGMRSGELRALRYDAVGNEMITIDQAYADKAGIKVPKGKKTRYVPCPAFLCQALRELALENPFTNEPLLVFWSKKNGSVVSSHYFAERFGQELIRSTVFTETVLKQRNITFHSLRHMANTLLRGSVDEHVLRMTIGHSSQQLSDLYTHLSQRGMKSVALAQQNNILPLLEQSFALSPETMNEQEQDHKEDIDEGEEAKIGK; encoded by the coding sequence ATGGCAAGCCCGGCACCGTACACACTCTGCAGGATTCACAGGGGTGAAAGGATTTTTTATTATGCTCTTTTCCGTAATCCAGCGACCGGTAAACGTACCAATAAGAAAAGTGTTGAGATGCTGCGTAAGGACCTTGGGATTATTGAAAATACACCGATAAAGCGTAGAGATGAAGCTATCCGTATCTGCCAGAAAGCTTTAGAACAAGGACTGGTTTTTGAGAAACATCAGGAACGCACCCTCGTTTCCTATATCCGTGATTTCTATACCTGGGAGATAAGTGAGTATGTGAAGCGCAGAAACACTCTATCTCCAGGTAGCATTTCAATTGACTATATCGGGACGAGAAAAAGTCTGCTTGAAAACCACGTTTTGCCAAGACTTGACAAGAATCTGTTACTATCAAAAGTAACGGTTGGCTTACTTGAAGCATTACAACTACAATTGGTTGAGCAAGGTAGAATCCATCATGCAACTATCAATATATGTATGACGGCAGTTTTGACTGCCTTGCGAGAGGCTCAACGAAAAGGAGATATTCCTTCCTCCACGTCTCTTTCGATTGCCGGGTTATCATGCATGCATACGCCAAGAGGCATTTTGAGTGAGATGGAGCTGTCTGCCTTTATGCAGTATGCAAAAGAATCGAGTGAGAAGCGGATATATTTGGCCTGTTTGGTTGCGTTGTTGACGGGCATGCGTTCTGGTGAGCTACGAGCACTCAGGTATGATGCTGTAGGAAATGAGATGATCACCATCGACCAAGCGTATGCTGATAAAGCAGGGATAAAGGTACCAAAAGGGAAAAAGACCCGTTATGTACCCTGCCCTGCCTTCCTCTGTCAAGCTCTGAGAGAACTGGCACTTGAGAATCCATTCACCAACGAACCTCTCTTGGTGTTTTGGAGTAAAAAAAATGGGTCAGTAGTTTCAAGCCATTACTTTGCTGAACGGTTTGGCCAAGAGCTCATCCGTTCTACAGTATTCACAGAAACTGTATTGAAACAGAGAAACATAACGTTTCACTCATTGCGTCATATGGCTAATACGCTGCTCAGGGGATCTGTCGATGAACATGTACTGCGTATGACCATCGGGCACAGTAGCCAACAACTGAGTGATCTGTATACACATCTCAGCCAAAGGGGCATGAAGAGCGTCGCCTTGGCCCAGCAAAACAATATATTACCCTTATTGGAGCAGTCGTTTGCTTTGTCACCAGAAACGATGAATGAGCAGGAACAGGATCACAAAGAGGATATTGACGAGGGTGAAGAGGCCAAGATAGGCAAGTGA
- a CDS encoding SLC13 family permease, with protein sequence MEIYYGLQKEGKNSIVRTVRVVGMKARSFRVFIQKEPVLSIALVLAFFSLFLVPPNIGYSEYIDWKTLGCLFALMLVVAGFRKMFVFTKLSSILLHYSHTPRQVSLILVGITFFSSMLVTNDVALITFVPLTIVVFTVCKETKPILFTIVLQTLAANVGSSLTPVGNPQNLFMYSYYHVSLSSFFSTMLPYVFSGGFLIALLLLFIPKRSESFSLQVQEVPPIHTGNLIRYSFLFLLSLLAVFDLVPWPIVVLLVIIGSEKVLLKEVDYSLLLTFIGFFIFVGNIGQLKQVTNSLTKLLETREFIVSLLASQLISNVPATLLLAQFTDNATELLKGVNAGGCGTLIASMASVISFKIFAHYDPKRSLAYLGLFTLVNILFVILFLLIHRFW encoded by the coding sequence ATGGAAATTTATTACGGATTGCAAAAAGAAGGAAAGAACAGTATCGTACGTACGGTGAGGGTGGTAGGGATGAAAGCTCGCTCTTTTCGCGTCTTTATACAGAAAGAACCGGTTCTGAGTATTGCCCTGGTTCTTGCATTCTTTTCTCTCTTTCTTGTTCCCCCAAACATTGGATATAGCGAGTACATCGACTGGAAAACACTTGGTTGCCTGTTTGCTCTGATGCTTGTTGTGGCTGGCTTCCGAAAAATGTTTGTATTTACCAAACTTTCCTCGATCCTTCTTCATTACTCACATACTCCACGGCAAGTAAGCTTGATTTTAGTCGGGATAACCTTCTTTTCTTCCATGCTGGTAACAAACGATGTGGCTCTTATCACTTTTGTCCCGTTGACCATCGTAGTTTTCACTGTATGCAAAGAGACAAAACCTATTCTCTTTACCATTGTCCTTCAAACGTTGGCAGCCAACGTAGGCAGCTCGCTCACACCGGTGGGTAATCCACAAAATCTCTTCATGTATTCGTATTACCACGTAAGCCTCAGCTCCTTTTTCTCAACAATGCTTCCCTATGTGTTTTCTGGCGGTTTTTTAATTGCATTGCTTCTTCTCTTTATCCCAAAACGATCAGAATCGTTTAGTCTTCAGGTTCAGGAGGTTCCTCCAATCCATACGGGGAACCTCATTCGGTATAGCTTTCTGTTTCTTCTCTCTCTTTTAGCAGTTTTTGACCTCGTTCCCTGGCCGATTGTAGTCTTGCTGGTTATCATCGGAAGTGAGAAAGTGCTGCTCAAGGAAGTTGATTATTCCTTGCTCTTGACCTTCATCGGTTTTTTTATTTTTGTAGGGAATATCGGACAACTCAAGCAGGTTACCAATTCCTTAACCAAGCTGCTTGAAACACGGGAGTTCATAGTTTCCTTACTAGCGAGTCAGCTCATCAGCAATGTTCCTGCAACCTTGTTGCTTGCACAGTTTACCGATAACGCAACCGAATTGCTCAAAGGGGTGAATGCCGGAGGTTGTGGAACGCTTATAGCCTCCATGGCCTCAGTCATCTCCTTTAAAATATTCGCCCATTACGATCCAAAAAGGTCACTTGCCTATCTTGGCCTCTTCACCCTCGTCAATATCCTCTTTGTGATCCTGTTCCTGCTCATTCATCGTTTCTGGTGA
- a CDS encoding metallophosphoesterase family protein gives MKCAVLSDIHGNIRAFEAVLADAKASGADSVIFLGDLVFMGLDPQLCFDLLMEQKPLVTIKGNTDGNLEMIKLKTANALYDEPMVKLVKYADIRMNTQAKKKLADFLPTKHIDIEGLSLLCCHGTPYSDTEGLCQNQPFSPSLAKQLAAENVDIVLSAHTHVPADFQRDGIRYINPGAVGYSLDGDVRASYALLSISEGVATCKIRRVEYDIKHYLKEVEHASEGFKLLDRLVYALTYGRPKT, from the coding sequence TTGAAGTGTGCAGTACTTAGTGATATCCACGGAAACATTCGAGCCTTCGAAGCGGTACTAGCTGATGCAAAAGCTTCTGGTGCCGATAGCGTAATCTTTCTTGGTGACCTTGTATTTATGGGTCTTGATCCACAACTCTGTTTCGATTTGCTCATGGAACAGAAGCCATTGGTAACCATCAAGGGTAATACCGATGGGAACCTAGAGATGATCAAACTGAAGACAGCAAATGCCTTGTATGATGAACCTATGGTAAAATTGGTAAAATATGCTGATATACGTATGAATACACAAGCAAAAAAGAAGCTTGCAGACTTTCTTCCCACAAAACATATCGATATAGAAGGTCTCTCCCTGCTCTGTTGTCATGGGACACCGTACAGCGACACGGAAGGCCTGTGCCAAAATCAACCTTTCTCCCCTTCTCTAGCAAAGCAATTAGCAGCTGAGAACGTTGATATTGTATTGAGTGCTCATACCCATGTTCCAGCTGATTTCCAGAGGGATGGAATTCGTTACATCAATCCTGGAGCTGTTGGGTATTCTTTGGATGGGGATGTACGTGCAAGCTATGCACTGTTGAGCATTTCCGAGGGTGTGGCTACGTGTAAAATCCGCAGAGTTGAGTATGACATCAAACACTATCTCAAGGAAGTTGAACACGCTTCAGAGGGTTTTAAACTTCTTGATAGACTGGTGTATGCTTTAACATACGGCAGACCAAAAACCTGA
- a CDS encoding calcium/sodium antiporter, translated as MILPILAVVLGLVVLVISSDRFVDGAAATARHFGMPSLLIGMVIVGFGTSAPELVVSVLSAIRGNAGIAIGNAYGSNIANIALILGLTALLSPVQVSSKILKKELPILTLVTLLSFFLLYDLNISLFDAGILLLCIALLMVWSIFNGLKNEPDTLADTIDEAVPEPISMRRAVLYLIFGLLFLILSSRLLVWGAIEIAQFFGVSDLVIGLTIVAVGTSLPELASSIIAAKKGEHDIAMGNVIGSNLFNSTAVVGVAGAIYPFEIESLVLRRDMSTMLILTVSLFIIGYGFRKNRQGRVNRFEGAVLLSMYIGYTILLMRTAV; from the coding sequence ATGATATTACCTATTCTTGCCGTAGTACTCGGCCTCGTTGTTTTGGTTATCAGTTCGGACCGCTTTGTTGATGGAGCTGCAGCTACTGCGAGGCATTTTGGTATGCCGTCCTTGCTCATAGGGATGGTGATTGTTGGATTTGGTACGAGTGCCCCCGAGCTTGTAGTTTCTGTACTCTCTGCAATCCGAGGAAATGCAGGAATTGCCATCGGCAATGCGTATGGTTCCAACATAGCAAATATTGCTCTCATTTTGGGTTTGACTGCATTGCTCAGCCCGGTTCAGGTGAGTTCTAAAATTCTTAAAAAAGAGTTGCCTATACTTACCTTGGTAACCCTTCTTTCCTTTTTTCTCTTGTATGATTTAAATATTAGCCTTTTTGATGCAGGTATTTTACTTCTATGTATTGCGCTGTTAATGGTATGGTCCATTTTCAATGGATTGAAGAATGAGCCTGATACGCTTGCCGATACTATCGATGAAGCAGTTCCCGAACCTATCAGTATGAGAAGGGCAGTGCTCTATTTGATATTCGGCTTGCTTTTCTTAATTCTTAGTTCACGTCTTCTTGTTTGGGGTGCTATTGAAATCGCACAATTTTTTGGAGTAAGTGACTTGGTCATCGGCCTAACCATCGTGGCAGTAGGAACCTCGTTGCCTGAATTGGCTTCCTCCATTATTGCAGCAAAGAAAGGTGAACATGACATCGCAATGGGCAATGTCATTGGATCTAACCTTTTTAACTCCACAGCGGTTGTGGGCGTAGCAGGTGCCATTTATCCGTTTGAAATCGAAAGTTTGGTCCTTAGACGTGATATGTCCACAATGCTAATTCTCACTGTCTCCCTCTTTATTATCGGCTATGGTTTCAGAAAGAATAGGCAGGGCAGGGTCAACAGATTTGAAGGTGCAGTATTACTGAGTATGTATATTGGCTATACAATACTGCTCATGCGAACTGCTGTCTAG
- a CDS encoding NAD-dependent protein deacylase, whose protein sequence is MVEKEAVFAKKFEILKALIKNSRSTVVLTGAGISTLSGIPDFRSSSGVYANTWKSYQVEEILSISFFKHNPEIFYEWAKEFWYKLDLYQPNAVHTALALLEQKGYLEGLFTQNIDMLHKKAGSKKCYEVHGSAEHHHCTNCNAYYSYQHVAPLVLAGQVPLCKDCGGVIKPDIVFYGENLDSFILSRAYEMFNHAQLCIVLGSSLVVQPAASFPAYTVHRGAPLVIVNAQKTSFDGSATIKFNDLQQWGQALLPWIETLKPR, encoded by the coding sequence GTGGTAGAAAAGGAAGCTGTATTTGCAAAGAAATTTGAAATACTCAAAGCTCTCATCAAAAATTCTCGGTCTACGGTTGTACTCACCGGGGCCGGCATTTCCACGCTTTCAGGAATTCCCGATTTCCGAAGTTCGTCGGGTGTCTATGCCAATACATGGAAATCCTATCAGGTAGAAGAAATTCTCAGTATCTCATTTTTTAAACATAATCCTGAAATTTTCTACGAATGGGCCAAGGAGTTTTGGTATAAGCTGGATCTCTATCAACCCAATGCAGTACATACTGCATTGGCTTTACTGGAGCAGAAGGGGTACCTGGAAGGTCTTTTTACCCAGAACATTGATATGCTTCATAAAAAAGCAGGAAGCAAAAAGTGTTACGAGGTACATGGGAGTGCAGAGCATCATCACTGTACCAACTGCAATGCATACTATTCGTATCAACATGTTGCTCCTTTGGTGTTGGCCGGGCAAGTACCGCTGTGCAAAGATTGCGGTGGTGTAATTAAGCCAGATATTGTTTTTTATGGGGAGAATCTGGACTCCTTCATTCTCTCAAGAGCCTATGAGATGTTCAATCATGCCCAGTTGTGTATTGTGTTAGGTTCCTCATTGGTAGTTCAACCGGCTGCTTCATTTCCTGCTTATACGGTACATCGCGGAGCTCCCCTGGTTATCGTAAATGCACAGAAAACAAGTTTTGATGGATCGGCTACTATCAAATTCAATGATTTACAGCAATGGGGTCAGGCTCTCCTCCCTTGGATTGAAACACTCAAGCCTCGTTGA
- the miaB gene encoding tRNA (N6-isopentenyl adenosine(37)-C2)-methylthiotransferase MiaB — protein sequence MIHTYWLETYGCQMNVAESNALELQLKGAGLVPASRAEDADCAILNTCTVRKSADNRIWGRLGYFTYIKSKHPLTLIVTGCMAERLQEDLKDEAPQVDYVIGTNDKQRIVNILTSVDGKMDEHSQSYTFGNSYYQEGEFSSYIPIMNGCNNFCAYCIVPYVRGREVSRPVDDILAELAFLDSKGVKEVTLLGQNVNSYHFVEADGRVINFPKLLKKLCSQKNHIKWIRFDSPHPKDFSQELIQVIQEEKQIARHLHIPLQSGSSRILSLMNRKYSRSQFLTLIDDLRRAIPDITFSTDVMVGFPSETEEEYQETRSVLAHMQCLEAFMYYYNPREGTKAVEMNEQIDEEEKGRRLQSLIEFQHAIFAQQKQKRVQSVVEVLVTQVSKHDSKSMLGKTEHNEMVAFPSTAKLGEIITVQLTSLNGNTYTALQQC from the coding sequence ATGATTCATACCTATTGGCTGGAAACCTATGGTTGCCAGATGAATGTAGCAGAAAGTAATGCACTGGAGCTTCAATTGAAAGGAGCTGGGCTTGTACCGGCATCCCGTGCCGAGGATGCAGATTGTGCCATTCTCAATACCTGTACCGTTCGCAAGAGCGCCGATAACCGTATTTGGGGTAGATTGGGATACTTTACCTATATCAAGAGCAAGCATCCGCTGACGCTGATCGTCACCGGGTGTATGGCCGAACGCCTCCAGGAAGACCTGAAGGATGAGGCACCCCAAGTTGATTATGTCATCGGAACCAATGACAAACAGAGAATAGTAAACATCCTTACCTCGGTTGATGGTAAAATGGATGAACACTCCCAATCCTATACCTTTGGCAACTCCTATTACCAAGAGGGTGAGTTCAGTTCATATATTCCCATTATGAACGGATGTAATAACTTCTGTGCCTACTGCATTGTTCCCTATGTTCGCGGTCGCGAAGTATCTCGCCCGGTTGACGATATTCTTGCAGAATTAGCCTTTTTGGACTCCAAAGGAGTCAAGGAAGTTACGTTGCTCGGACAAAACGTCAATAGCTATCACTTTGTTGAGGCTGACGGTCGGGTAATAAACTTTCCGAAGTTGCTGAAAAAACTCTGCAGCCAAAAGAACCATATTAAGTGGATACGCTTTGATAGTCCGCATCCCAAGGATTTCTCGCAGGAGCTCATTCAGGTTATCCAGGAAGAGAAACAGATTGCAAGGCATCTGCACATCCCCCTGCAAAGCGGCTCATCACGGATTCTCTCGCTGATGAATCGTAAGTATTCACGCTCTCAGTTTCTTACGCTCATCGATGATTTGCGTCGTGCCATTCCAGACATAACCTTCTCAACCGACGTCATGGTAGGATTTCCCTCTGAAACCGAAGAAGAGTACCAGGAGACCCGCTCCGTCCTTGCCCACATGCAGTGTCTTGAAGCCTTCATGTACTACTACAATCCACGGGAGGGTACGAAAGCTGTTGAGATGAACGAGCAGATCGATGAGGAGGAAAAGGGCAGAAGATTGCAATCACTCATCGAATTCCAACATGCCATATTTGCACAGCAAAAACAAAAAAGAGTGCAATCTGTTGTTGAGGTGTTGGTTACCCAGGTTTCCAAGCATGACTCAAAAAGCATGCTTGGAAAAACTGAACACAACGAGATGGTAGCATTCCCCTCAACTGCAAAACTCGGGGAAATCATTACCGTTCAACTCACATCGCTCAACGGGAATACCTATACGGCATTGCAGCAATGCTGA
- the folD gene encoding bifunctional methylenetetrahydrofolate dehydrogenase/methenyltetrahydrofolate cyclohydrolase FolD, with product MQILTGKEVAEKVYETLQSDCNAFVEKYGFPPTLAVVLVGNDPASQSYVQGKKQACLSLGFGHRDYHLAQTTSQKELLDLIHELNEDKTVHGILVQMPLPAHLDADTVIQNIKVEKDVDGFHPQNVGNLLIGKHGFVSCTPLGVLQILDYYGIPVEGKHVVVLGRSNIVGKPMASLLMQKGRDATVTVCHSKTENLTSITVQADILIAAIGKPLFVTESMVKEGCIVIDVGINRVEDASRKRGYRLVGDVDYEHVSPHCKAITPVPGGVGVMTIAMLMKNTMQAALQLAQKETQ from the coding sequence ATGCAGATACTAACAGGAAAAGAAGTAGCAGAAAAAGTATATGAAACACTGCAATCTGATTGCAATGCATTTGTGGAGAAGTATGGTTTTCCTCCCACATTGGCTGTTGTTCTGGTAGGAAATGACCCAGCAAGCCAAAGTTACGTGCAAGGAAAGAAGCAAGCCTGCCTGTCCTTGGGGTTCGGACATAGGGATTATCATCTTGCCCAAACTACCAGTCAGAAAGAACTCCTTGATCTGATTCATGAGCTGAATGAGGATAAAACCGTACATGGCATTCTCGTACAGATGCCTCTGCCTGCCCATCTGGATGCTGATACGGTAATTCAGAACATCAAGGTCGAAAAAGATGTCGATGGTTTTCATCCTCAGAATGTCGGCAACCTTCTGATTGGAAAGCATGGCTTTGTCAGTTGCACTCCACTAGGAGTGCTCCAAATCCTCGATTATTATGGGATTCCTGTTGAAGGTAAGCATGTCGTTGTTCTCGGCAGAAGCAATATTGTAGGGAAACCTATGGCAAGTCTGCTGATGCAAAAGGGTAGGGATGCTACAGTAACCGTTTGCCATTCCAAGACAGAAAACCTGACAAGTATTACAGTCCAGGCAGATATTCTGATTGCTGCCATTGGCAAACCATTATTTGTGACCGAATCCATGGTCAAAGAAGGCTGCATCGTCATCGATGTCGGCATCAATCGTGTTGAAGACGCCAGTCGAAAACGTGGCTATCGACTGGTTGGCGATGTGGATTACGAACACGTCTCCCCTCATTGTAAGGCCATTACCCCGGTTCCCGGTGGGGTCGGAGTAATGACTATAGCCATGCTCATGAAAAATACTATGCAAGCGGCCTTGCAACTTGCACAGAAGGAAACGCAATGA
- a CDS encoding TP0733 family outer membrane beta-barrel protein codes for MKKFLLLGLMMGILVSSAFAVPYYDKGNQMFSFTIGTSFPTFTYFFDSNEIRSGLGEGNTGGKVGGYGAISYQVFNSQNSAIGGEIGYDFNFSASNMLFTAVPFYAKYSLFPVQGQVDLPISFGLGGAYIKYNDASLMTLFGNVQVGLTWYPGDNWGFGLTTGLWLIPEFNYKEELRADNALAGFIPLTLSITYRQ; via the coding sequence ATGAAAAAATTCCTGCTACTTGGTTTAATGATGGGTATACTTGTCAGTTCGGCTTTTGCCGTTCCGTATTATGATAAGGGAAACCAGATGTTTTCGTTTACGATAGGAACATCCTTCCCTACGTTCACGTATTTTTTTGATAGCAATGAAATCCGTTCAGGTCTTGGAGAAGGGAATACCGGTGGAAAAGTTGGTGGTTATGGTGCGATAAGCTACCAGGTTTTCAACTCCCAAAATTCAGCAATAGGCGGTGAGATCGGATACGATTTCAACTTCTCCGCATCCAATATGCTGTTCACTGCAGTCCCCTTCTACGCCAAATACAGCCTCTTTCCTGTGCAAGGACAAGTAGACCTTCCAATTTCCTTCGGACTCGGTGGAGCTTACATTAAATACAACGATGCCTCGCTGATGACTCTGTTTGGCAATGTGCAGGTCGGCCTTACCTGGTACCCTGGTGATAATTGGGGTTTTGGACTTACTACAGGCCTTTGGTTGATTCCGGAATTCAACTACAAGGAAGAACTACGAGCGGACAACGCTCTAGCCGGTTTCATACCGCTTACCCTTTCCATTACGTATAGACAATAG
- a CDS encoding ComEC/Rec2 family competence protein — MHKRRFLSILLSIVVSISLFASTQLSREPGKLALYFLDLEVSAQAVDKSGDATILISPEGKVMLIDSGHPETAHLVLAALEALDVQAIDIFVATHPHIDHIGGFPQVAARYPVKQVYRSNVEYDTNTNKAALSAMKQYNLPVTILSEGDSFPFGEYIKVDVYNPPLEITYPQNYPDNATQFINNQSLALKLTYGESTAWFSGDLYMAQERALITKFGEKLQSDVAKANHHGGDTSNSLRWIRTINAKIVVAMHDQLDSMTVYSNYKRYGAEYHLTLNDGLIKVVMDDKKNYQVFDTKDSWMN; from the coding sequence ATGCATAAGAGACGTTTTCTTTCAATACTTCTAAGTATCGTTGTTTCGATATCGTTATTTGCTTCAACACAATTATCAAGAGAACCAGGCAAATTAGCCCTGTACTTTCTCGATTTAGAGGTGAGTGCCCAAGCCGTCGATAAGAGTGGTGATGCTACGATTCTGATTAGTCCTGAAGGGAAGGTCATGTTGATCGACAGCGGCCATCCCGAGACTGCTCACCTTGTTCTTGCTGCCTTGGAGGCTCTTGATGTACAAGCCATCGATATATTTGTCGCTACACATCCGCATATTGACCATATCGGGGGCTTTCCACAGGTGGCTGCCAGGTATCCTGTCAAACAGGTGTATCGTTCAAACGTCGAGTACGATACCAATACCAATAAGGCAGCTTTATCTGCCATGAAGCAGTATAACCTTCCTGTTACCATTCTTAGTGAAGGTGATTCCTTCCCGTTTGGAGAGTATATCAAGGTGGATGTTTATAATCCTCCGTTGGAGATAACGTATCCACAAAACTATCCTGATAATGCAACCCAGTTCATCAACAACCAATCTCTGGCGTTGAAGTTGACGTATGGTGAATCTACTGCTTGGTTCTCCGGTGACCTGTATATGGCTCAAGAACGTGCTCTGATAACCAAGTTTGGAGAGAAGCTGCAGTCAGATGTGGCGAAAGCCAATCATCATGGGGGTGATACCTCAAACAGCCTCAGATGGATCAGAACCATTAATGCCAAGATAGTTGTTGCCATGCACGATCAACTAGACAGCATGACCGTCTACAGCAATTACAAGCGATATGGGGCTGAGTACCATCTGACACTCAACGATGGACTTATCAAGGTAGTGATGGACGACAAGAAGAACTACCAAGTCTTTGATACAAAAGACAGTTGGATGAACTAA
- a CDS encoding glycerophosphodiester phosphodiesterase: protein MRVFAHRGYSGLYPENTMLAFEKAREAGCKSMELDVHLSKDGELVIIHDEMLDRTTNAKGLVCSYMLSELQAINAGTNENFQGIPCLDEYCQWAKQYGIFTNIEIKTNLMYYPGIEDKLLAMLKLYGLVEQTLISSFNHGSVIRMKQLCPEIQCAFLVGGRGLANAGSYAKNFSVEYYHPDGAFLTKAHVDECKAQGVGVNVWTIDDLGLLSKMTSWKVDGVFTNHCAPVMKLLGETHA from the coding sequence ATGAGAGTCTTCGCGCATCGGGGATACAGTGGTTTGTATCCCGAGAATACTATGTTGGCATTTGAGAAGGCCCGAGAAGCCGGATGCAAGTCCATGGAACTTGATGTACATCTTTCCAAGGATGGGGAACTGGTTATCATTCATGATGAAATGCTCGACCGAACCACCAATGCCAAAGGATTGGTATGTTCCTATATGCTTTCTGAATTGCAGGCTATCAATGCCGGTACCAACGAGAATTTTCAAGGCATACCCTGCCTCGATGAATACTGCCAATGGGCAAAACAGTATGGCATTTTTACCAATATCGAGATTAAGACCAATTTGATGTATTACCCTGGTATTGAGGATAAGCTCCTAGCGATGCTCAAACTGTATGGTTTGGTAGAGCAGACACTGATAAGTTCTTTCAACCATGGTTCAGTCATCAGGATGAAACAGCTGTGTCCGGAAATTCAGTGTGCTTTCTTGGTTGGCGGCAGGGGACTGGCTAATGCAGGCAGCTATGCTAAGAATTTCTCTGTTGAGTATTATCATCCTGATGGGGCCTTCCTCACCAAAGCGCATGTCGATGAATGCAAGGCCCAAGGTGTTGGCGTGAATGTTTGGACGATTGACGACTTGGGACTTCTCTCCAAGATGACCAGTTGGAAGGTAGACGGAGTGTTTACCAATCACTGTGCCCCTGTAATGAAACTTTTGGGTGAAACTCATGCATAA
- a CDS encoding carbohydrate ABC transporter permease produces the protein MTYEPLSPEQATLLNQRAIAKRKFATVLQYVFAIGVTLFMLFPLYWMLITSVKSQEEVLRALPTFWPKEWHFENYSNVLHRANFSKYYYNTIVMTAGILVSQVVTGVLAAYGFSKGRFKGQKFLFLIVLGALMIPLQVTFIPLYIMFANWKLTDTFLGLILPEMVSPYYIFMMRQAFLTVDDSYIEAAKLDGMGRLGIITKVLVPMCKSTLITITLVTFTNGWNSYFWPKIIAKNETRRVLTVGLVHLRNTFAGLDTMNNHEIMAGAVLAVLPVIVLFFIFQKYMLTGYEKTAMK, from the coding sequence ATGACGTATGAACCTCTTTCTCCTGAGCAAGCGACACTGCTCAACCAGAGAGCGATTGCAAAACGCAAATTCGCAACCGTTCTGCAATATGTTTTCGCTATCGGTGTTACTCTTTTCATGCTCTTTCCACTTTACTGGATGTTAATTACCAGCGTGAAATCACAAGAAGAAGTCTTGCGTGCCCTTCCTACCTTTTGGCCGAAAGAGTGGCATTTTGAGAACTACAGCAATGTACTCCATCGTGCAAACTTCAGTAAGTATTACTACAACACTATTGTGATGACTGCCGGTATTCTGGTAAGCCAAGTAGTTACGGGCGTCCTTGCTGCATATGGATTTTCCAAAGGTCGATTCAAGGGACAGAAATTCTTATTTCTTATTGTTCTTGGTGCTTTGATGATTCCTCTGCAAGTCACCTTTATTCCTCTGTACATCATGTTTGCAAACTGGAAGCTTACCGATACATTCCTTGGCCTTATCCTTCCTGAGATGGTCAGTCCGTATTACATTTTTATGATGCGTCAGGCTTTTCTTACTGTCGACGATTCCTATATTGAAGCAGCAAAACTGGATGGTATGGGACGGCTCGGAATTATTACCAAAGTCTTGGTTCCTATGTGTAAGTCAACGCTGATCACCATCACCTTGGTTACCTTCACCAACGGTTGGAATTCCTACTTCTGGCCAAAAATCATTGCCAAGAATGAAACGAGAAGGGTATTGACGGTTGGTTTGGTTCATTTGCGTAATACATTCGCAGGGCTCGACACTATGAACAACCATGAAATTATGGCTGGCGCTGTATTGGCTGTTTTGCCCGTAATAGTCCTGTTCTTCATTTTCCAGAAATATATGCTTACCGGTTATGAAAAGACCGCAATGAAATAA